Sequence from the Gemmatimonadaceae bacterium genome:
CACCCGGTCCAAACCCTCCAACGGCGCCGATGGCCACGAGCGCGGCCAACCAGAGCCCGACGCCGACGAACGCCGCGATGCGCGCCCGCAACGTGAGCGATGTCGCGCCGACGAAGAGGCCGGCCAGGATGGCGACGAGTGCAACTTCGGCGATAGTGCCAATGAGATCGAGCATGGAAGCCTCCAGTTAAGTGTATATGCACCTATTTGACGCGCGCCGCACAGGCAGCGGGCGCAGGTCGCGTTAGGCCGTCGGAGCCGTGATCCGTGTCCTGTTCGCGATGGGGTTCTTCTTGTCGATCAGCCGCTGAGCCCGCTGCCAGGCCGGATACGCCTCGTGCAGCTTCCGGCGGCCGGCGGCACTGAGCTTCACGCGGTGTTCGCGGCCGTCCTCCGACCGTGCCGAGACGATCCAGCCCTTTCGCCGCATGAGGGCCGCGCTACGCGTGAACGTCGTCCGATCGAGGCCCAGTGAATCGGCGAGCATGGCCAAGGGCGCCCCCGGGCCGACCTCGAGCGCCACGAGCACGGAGAACTGCGTCGCCCGCAGTCCGTACGGGCGCAGCTGCTCGTCGTACAGACGCGAAATCGCGCGCGCCTGCCGCCGCGCGTCCAGGCAGTGGCAGTCGGTCGCGCAGACAGCGAAATCGATTCTACGGGTCATGGCTCGAAATCCTGTGTATATGCACGCATCTAACGGTGCAACCGGGGTGGCGCCGGCGTTGTTCCCGCGGTCGAGCCCGTCACGCCACGCTGAAATACACCGCCCCGCCGAGAATCAGGACACCGCCCGCGATCGCCAGGCTGCCCAATACATCGTGCAGCACGATCACGCCTAAAATAGCGCCGACGAGCGGCTCCAGATTGACGAATATGCCCGCGCGCGACGCCGGCACGCGTTTGAGACCCCAGTTCCAGAGCAGCGTCGTGGCGGCGGTCACCAACAATCCCTGCGCCACGACCGCCAGCCACGCGCGACGCGAATAATGCACAGGCGGGATACCATGGATGGCGACGACCGCTACTGCCAGCATTGCCGTGCCGATCCAATACACGACTACCGTCACCATTACTGCTGCATGGTGTCGCATGAGCCGCTTCGAAATCAGGATCCATCCGATGGCGGCAACCATCGACGCGACCACCAGCAGGTCGCCCAGCGCGCTCGCCTGCGTCGCGCCCGAGCGCGTCGTACTCGAAAACGCAATCAAGGCCGCGCCGACACTCGACGCCAGGAGCGCGAACCACCCTTGCCTTCGCAACCGCTCGCCCGAGAAGATCGCGGCCGCGACCGCGAGCAGCATCGGCAACGACGCGACCATGAGCGAGGCGTGCGACACGCTGGTGAGCGCCAGCCCCTCGAACTGGACGAGATACTGGATCGGTACGCCCAACACCGCGGCGCCTAACACCCACCCCCACTCGGTCCGGTCGAAGCGCGATCGAAAGAAGAAAGCGCACGGCACCAACACGGCGCAGCCGACCACGAAGCGAAACAGGACCATGTCGGCGACGGGCATCTCGGTCAAGGCGATTTTGCCGAGCAGGAAGCCCGTGCCCCAAACGGAGCCGGCCGTGGCCAACGCAATCGTCGGCAGGAAGCGGTGCGCCCGCATGTCGTTAGCCATTGGCGCGCGTCGGACCCCTCCCGGATCCCACCGCCCGCCCGAACAACGGATGCGCTATTCTTGATTCATCCGAACCCTTGCCTGACGGGCGCATGACATCGCTGACGCTGCGTGTGAAAGTGAAACCGAGGTCCAACACCACGTCGCTCACCCAGTCGCCGGATGGAACGTGGGTGGCGCGCCTCAGGTCGCCCCCGGTGGATGGGAAGGCCAACGACGAACTCATTGCGTTGGTCGCCGAGCAGTTTCGGTGCCGTAAGGCGGACGTCCGCATCGCCGCCGGCGCGACCGCTCGCATGAAACGGCTCACGATCGACCTGTCCTGAACTCGGTGCGATGTCGCGCTCGCACCGGCAGGCCGCATCCCGCGCGACGCGCGGTCACGCCGGCGACGACGCCAACTGTCCGAGCAAGCTGTGCGCCGCAGTCAGATACTCGTCGATGTCGAACCGCGGATCGATGATCGATTGGATCGCGCACCCCTTGATGAAGCTCACCGCGAGGCCCGCGAGTCCCGCGGGCTGGACGCTCCCGAACCGCCCGGGCTCGGCCCGGAGGATCTCGTCGGCCATTGGCCGGAACGCCTCGCGATAGCGGCCGAGCTCGGCGCGCATCTTCCGCCGGATCTCGGGATGGCGCGTGCCTAACAACCAGTACTCGAAGAAGAGCCGGATGCGCCTGGGCTCGCTGGACAGGCGATGCATCTCGCGCTCGAGAAGCGCCAGGAGCCGCTCGAGCGGGCTCGGAAGGGCGGCGATGTCGTCGGTCACGTGCAGCACCGTGGTCGTGGACAGAAGCCAGTCCAGGAGTGCGACGAGGAGGTGCTCCCTGGTCTTGAAGTGGAACAGCACCAGGCCCGCGCTCAGATGCGCGCGCTCCGCCACCAGGCGGGTGGTCAGCCCGTCGAGTCCGCGGCGAGCCGCCACGTCGAACGCCGCGGCGATGATCTGCGCACGTCGTTCCTCTTCGGGCGCCTTGGTTCCCGGCATGTCGCTGCTCCTCTGCAAGACCGTGATCGTTCCACGCGATCCCGACGGCTCGACCGCTCGCCCCATATTGACTCCCCGTTCAATGATTCGTCAATATCATTAAACAGCCGCTCAATGCAGGCCGCGCGACCGCGCGGCCGCGTGCGCGGCATTCTTCGTTTGCCCCCCGAGGTATCGGCGTGCTGCTGCCCAAAAGTGTGACGACCCTCAAGACGTACACGAGGGAGCAGTTTCTGGCCGACACCGCCGCCGGCGTCATCGTCGGCATCGTCGCGCTGCCGCTCGCGATCGCCTTCGCCATCGCCAGCGGCGTCACACCCGACCGCGGCCTCTACACCGCCATCGTCGCCGGCTTCCTCATCTCCGCGTTAGGCGGGAGCCGGGTGCAGATCGGCGGGCCGACGGGCGCGTTCATCGTCATCGTGTACGGGATCGTGCAGCAGTACGGCGTCGACGGACTCCTGGTCGCCACGATGATCGCGGGCGTGCTGTTGATTGCGTTGGGCGTGGCCAAGTTAGGAGGCGCGATCAAGTTCATCCCCTTCCCGGTCACGATCGGCTTCACGAGCGGCATCGCCCTCATCATCTTCTCGAGCCAGGTCAAGGACTTCCTCGGCCTCCGCATGGGCGCCGTCCCGGCGGACTTCTTTCCCAAGTGGAGCGCGTTCCTCCATCACCTGGCGAGCGCCAACCCGTGGGCCGTCGGGTTGTCGATGGGCTCGATGCTGATCATGGTGTTCTGGCCGCGCGTGAGTCGCCGCATCCCGGGGCCATTCGTGGCGCTCATCGTCACCACCGTCGCCGCGCACGTGCTGCGCATGCCTGTCGACACCATCGGCAGCCGCTTCGGCGCGCTCGACATCGGCCTGCCCCACCCCGTGCTCCCCCACATCGCGTGGACCACGATGCGGGGTCTCGTGCAGCCGGCGGTCGCGATCGCGCTGCTGGCAGCGATCGAGTCGCTGCTCTCCGCCGTCGTCGCCGACGGCATGATCGGCGGACGGCATCGCTCCAACATGGAGCTGGTGGCGCAGGGCATCGCGAACATTGCCTCGCCGATCTTTGGCGGCATTCCGGCGACGGGCGCGATCGCGCGCACGGCGACCAACGTGAAGAACGGCGGCCGGACGCCCGTCGCCGGGATGGTGCATGCCGTGACGCTGCTGCTCATCACGGTGGCCTTCGGCCGGTGGGCCGAGTTGATTCCGTTAGCCACGCTCGCGGCGATTCTCGTCGTCGTTGCCTACCACATGAGCGAGTGGCGCACCTTCAAAGCCGAGCTCCGCGCGCCCAAGAGCGACGTGGTCGTGATGCTGCTCACCTTTGGCCTAACGGTGGCCGTCGACCTGACGGTCGCGATCGAGGTCGGCATCGTCACCGCGGTGTTCCTGTTCATGCGGCGCATGTCCGAGGTGACCAACGTGGGCGCGGTGACGCGCGAGTTCGGCGAGCCGCGGGAGGAGGATGAGACCGACGCCGACCGGGCGCGCCGTCGCCGGCTGCCCCCCGGTGTCGAGATCTACGAGATCAACGGGCCATTTTTCTTCGGCGCCGCCGAAAAATTCAAGGACACGCTCGCCGCCGTGGCGCGCAATCCCAAGGTGCTCATCATCCGGCTGCGCAACGTGCCGGCGATCGATTCGACGGGACTCAACGCATTCAAGGATCTGGTGCGCCGCACGCGGCACGAGGGCACGCTCGTCCTGCTCTCCGATGTGCATGCCCAACCGATGGTCGCACTCGGCCGCTCAGCGCTGCTCGACGAGTTAGGCGAGGAGAACGTATTCGGCGACATCGACGCGGCGCTCGATCGCGCGGCGGCGTACGTCACGGATTAGTCCGCGCCGCGGAGCATCATGACGCCATAACGTTGCGTGGCTGGCCACGATTCACGTTTCCCGAAGGCTCGCTAGGGTTCGCGATTCGGGGCTCGCGCCGTCGCGCTTTCGCACGACGATTCCGTGCCGACGATGCATGATTCCCGGCCACAACCGGCGGCGGGTTCCGAATCAGCATAACCAACTGGGAGCAGACGGGGGACGGCTCGGTCCAACTGTCGGTGGACGACGCACTCGACGCGGCCCTGGATTGCGCCGCCGCCTACGTCGCCGCGCGGGCCGGCCGGTCATCTTGAGTGCTTGCGAATCCGCGCCAAACGCGGGACAATTATCGGGCCGCGTCCTGGGCGCCATCCGATACAGGCGTCGCCCAAGCACGTCACAACGGGCGCCATGAATTCCACTTAGGAGTTGCCGCACATGCGCTCAATCACGCTTCTGGCCCTCGCCGCTGCCGCCGTCACATTCCCTTTCCTCGGCGTGCGCGCGCAGAATGCCTGCGGCCTGGTCACTGTCGCTCAGGTCAGCGCGGTCGCGGGAGGATCGATGCATCAAGCGCCGGGCCTCGTTAGCACTACCGGCTGTGCGTGGGGCGGCGACGCCGAGACGCCCAAGCGCAGCGTGTCCATCTCGATTCGGCCCTCGTCCGAGTACAACACCGTCAAGTCCCGACTCGGCTCCATGCTCGTCGCGGTCTCCAGCCTGGGCGACAGTGCGTTCTTCTTCCCCACCAAACACAACAACGTCATGCTGTATGTTCTCAAGGGAACGCACGTATACGTCGTGACGGTCAGCGTCGCCAATAATACGCTCGAGCAGAATGAGTCCGCCGAAAAGACGCTCGCCGGAGAGATCCTCACCCATCTCTGATTCACATCGACGACACGCCGTTCAGCTGGCGGACGTCCTGGGCTTGTGAGCAGCCCGCACACCGGACCCGGCCACAACAGGGCGTGGCGCGAGCATCATGGAGTTTCTGCCTACTTTGTAGGCAAAAACTCCATGATGGTACGCTGAGACCACCCCGGCCCACGCTGGATGGCTGCCGCCGACAGCGAAGCGCCTGCGACGCGGAGTGATGCCGATAAGGGCGTATGTCTTCTGGATTTCTCTGGACGGAGCCGATCCGCTGCCGCATGTTACCCGCGTGCCCAGATCGTTCCTCGTCGCGCTCATTCTGTTAGGCGCCGCAGGCGGCGCGGGCGCTCAATCCCCGCGAACCGGGGCGATGCGCACCGCGAGCCCCGCGCCGGTGTTGGACCAAGCCCAACGCAGGGCAATCGACGCGATCTTCAAGCCATACGACAAGCCGGCCGTCCCGGGCTGCGCGCTCGGCGTCTTCCGCGATGGGCGCATGGCGTACGCGCGCGGCTACGGTTGGGCCGACCTCGAGCGCCGCGTACCCATCACGCCTGCCACGCTGTTCGATATCGGCTCCACGTCAAAGCAGTTCGCCGCCGCCAGCGTCGCGCTGCTGGCGGAAGAGCACAAACTGCGTTTCGACGACGAAGTCCGTAAATACATCCCCGAGCTCCCGGACTACGGCGCGCCGCTCACTATCGACAACCTGATGCGGCACACCAGCGGACTGCGTGACTACGCCGGGTTGCTCGTGCTCGCCGGCCACAGCCTGGAGGAAGTCACCACCGATTCCCAGGCGCTCCACCTGATCGTGCACCAACGCCACCTCAATTTCCCCAGCGGAACACGATTCTCGTACTCCAACACCGGATACTTCCTGCTCTCGGTAATCGTGCAGCGCGTCAGCGGCATGTCCCTCTCCGACTTCGCGCGCACGCACATTTTTCTGCCGCTCGGCATGACGCACACCGTGTATCGCAACCACTTCGACATGCTGATCCCGAACCGCGCGTTAGGCTACGCGCCAGCCCCGACCGGCGGCGGATTCCGGATCAGTATGTCCAACTGGGAGCAGACGGGAGACGGCTCGGTCCAACTGTCGGTGGACGACGCACTCAAGTGGGACGAGAACTTCTATCATCCGCGCCTCGGCGGCCAGACCATGGTGGACGAGCTCCAGCAGCGCGGGACGTTGTCGAACGGCGATTCGATCGGCTACGGCCGCGGATTGTTCCTCGACACGTATCGCGGACTTCGCCGCGTGCAGCATGGCGGCGATTGGATCGGCTATCACGCCGCATACGCGCGGTTCCCGGCGCAGCACACGTCGGTCATCGTGCTCTGCAACTCCGACGGCATCTCGCCGGAGCCGTTGGGCGATCGCGTCGCCGACGTCGTGCTGGCGAAAGCGTTCTCGTCGTCAAAGCCTAACGCAACGGTCGCCGTACGCCCTCGAGCAACGCAGAGTGGCGGGAACCCATCGGTGACGCTGGCCGGCGGCTATTTCGCGTCAGCCACCGGCG
This genomic interval carries:
- a CDS encoding MarR family winged helix-turn-helix transcriptional regulator, with the protein product MTRRIDFAVCATDCHCLDARRQARAISRLYDEQLRPYGLRATQFSVLVALEVGPGAPLAMLADSLGLDRTTFTRSAALMRRKGWIVSARSEDGREHRVKLSAAGRRKLHEAYPAWQRAQRLIDKKNPIANRTRITAPTA
- a CDS encoding DMT family transporter → MANDMRAHRFLPTIALATAGSVWGTGFLLGKIALTEMPVADMVLFRFVVGCAVLVPCAFFFRSRFDRTEWGWVLGAAVLGVPIQYLVQFEGLALTSVSHASLMVASLPMLLAVAAAIFSGERLRRQGWFALLASSVGAALIAFSSTTRSGATQASALGDLLVVASMVAAIGWILISKRLMRHHAAVMVTVVVYWIGTAMLAVAVVAIHGIPPVHYSRRAWLAVVAQGLLVTAATTLLWNWGLKRVPASRAGIFVNLEPLVGAILGVIVLHDVLGSLAIAGGVLILGGAVYFSVA
- a CDS encoding DUF167 domain-containing protein; this translates as MTSLTLRVKVKPRSNTTSLTQSPDGTWVARLRSPPVDGKANDELIALVAEQFRCRKADVRIAAGATARMKRLTIDLS
- a CDS encoding TetR/AcrR family transcriptional regulator, which codes for MPGTKAPEEERRAQIIAAAFDVAARRGLDGLTTRLVAERAHLSAGLVLFHFKTREHLLVALLDWLLSTTTVLHVTDDIAALPSPLERLLALLEREMHRLSSEPRRIRLFFEYWLLGTRHPEIRRKMRAELGRYREAFRPMADEILRAEPGRFGSVQPAGLAGLAVSFIKGCAIQSIIDPRFDIDEYLTAAHSLLGQLASSPA
- a CDS encoding SulP family inorganic anion transporter, giving the protein MLLPKSVTTLKTYTREQFLADTAAGVIVGIVALPLAIAFAIASGVTPDRGLYTAIVAGFLISALGGSRVQIGGPTGAFIVIVYGIVQQYGVDGLLVATMIAGVLLIALGVAKLGGAIKFIPFPVTIGFTSGIALIIFSSQVKDFLGLRMGAVPADFFPKWSAFLHHLASANPWAVGLSMGSMLIMVFWPRVSRRIPGPFVALIVTTVAAHVLRMPVDTIGSRFGALDIGLPHPVLPHIAWTTMRGLVQPAVAIALLAAIESLLSAVVADGMIGGRHRSNMELVAQGIANIASPIFGGIPATGAIARTATNVKNGGRTPVAGMVHAVTLLLITVAFGRWAELIPLATLAAILVVVAYHMSEWRTFKAELRAPKSDVVVMLLTFGLTVAVDLTVAIEVGIVTAVFLFMRRMSEVTNVGAVTREFGEPREEDETDADRARRRRLPPGVEIYEINGPFFFGAAEKFKDTLAAVARNPKVLIIRLRNVPAIDSTGLNAFKDLVRRTRHEGTLVLLSDVHAQPMVALGRSALLDELGEENVFGDIDAALDRAAAYVTD
- a CDS encoding serine hydrolase — protein: MPRSFLVALILLGAAGGAGAQSPRTGAMRTASPAPVLDQAQRRAIDAIFKPYDKPAVPGCALGVFRDGRMAYARGYGWADLERRVPITPATLFDIGSTSKQFAAASVALLAEEHKLRFDDEVRKYIPELPDYGAPLTIDNLMRHTSGLRDYAGLLVLAGHSLEEVTTDSQALHLIVHQRHLNFPSGTRFSYSNTGYFLLSVIVQRVSGMSLSDFARTHIFLPLGMTHTVYRNHFDMLIPNRALGYAPAPTGGGFRISMSNWEQTGDGSVQLSVDDALKWDENFYHPRLGGQTMVDELQQRGTLSNGDSIGYGRGLFLDTYRGLRRVQHGGDWIGYHAAYARFPAQHTSVIVLCNSDGISPEPLGDRVADVVLAKAFSSSKPNATVAVRPRATQSGGNPSVTLAGGYFASATGEVYRIVTHDSGMVVEFAGQSFRLHRQGPLEYRVAAFPISITFVADSGNAATALWLRTGPSDSLEAQRFVPATPDAAELASYAGRYYSPELGVTWPITFDHGALTLGTTSSELMDISGKLVPAMQGTFTAGSGTLQFVRDASGRVTGMTLSASRMRGIEFDRLPD